ACTCGAGGTGGCGGGCTCGAGCGAGAGCGCGGAGGAGGTGCTCGGCCAGCTGGCGCGGCTGCCCGGAGGCACGCCAGCGCGCCCTGGCCCGAAGCCCCAGTCCCCTGGCTTCGCGCCGGAGGACTCTGGAGAGGACGCATGAGCCGGGTGCTGATCGTCGATGACGAGCCGGACATCGCGAATGTCCTGGGGGAGCTCCTTGGCGAGGAGGGGTTGGACGTGCGCGTGGTGCACGACGGCCGCCAGGCCCTGGCGGCCATGGCGGAGCAGCTCCCGGACCTGCTCATCACGGATCTGATGATGCCCCGGATGGATGGGCACACCTTGATTCGCGAGATGCGAGGCAGCGCGGCGTTCCGGCACATCCCCATCGTGGTGATGAGCGCCGGCATGCTGGACAAGAGCCTGCTCGCCCCGGACATCCTCTTCGTGCCCAAGCCCTTCGAGCTCTTCGAGATGCTCGAGCGGGTCGCGGGACTGCTCGGAAAACAGGGCGGCTCCCGCTGAGGCGGCCGCGCCGGAGCGCTTTCCGGATGCTCCAGGCGCGGCTCCTTCCGGAGTCCCCCTCCTGTCGGTGAGCGCGTGGTTTGACGCTCAACCGCGGCGTGTGCTGAGGTTTGCCCCCTATGTTCCAACGGAACCGGCTGCGAGACGGGCTCGGCGAGTATGCCCTTCTCGGGTTCCACGAGCCGCTGCCTCCGGGGCACGAGCTCGTGGCAACAGGGGGAGCGGCACAACTGGAGAGTCGGCTGCGCTCACTGGCGCAGGACTTCTTCAACCTGCAGACGTTGCGCGAGGTGGCTCACGGCCACGTCGCGTCGGTGTTCGGAGCGGGCTCCACGGATCAGCTCGTGCGGCAGGTGGCGTCCCTGGTGTCGCTCGGGAGCCTGCGGCTCGTGCGCGTCCCTCGGGCCCCGGAGCCCACCGGGCGCTACCTGCGCCACAAGCCGGAAGAGCTGACGCCCGAGGACTTCGTCGAGGAGACGCAGCGGCTGAGGCTGCAGATCGTCGACGATGTCACGGATGAGCCGATCTCCGGCGTGAAGCTGAGCATCGTGCTGCCCGATGGTTCGCGGAAGCAGGCCACCACGGACTCCTCGGGCCGCATCGAGCTGTCGAGCGTTCCGCCCGGGTACGCCCAGGTGAGCTCGGCCATCGACGGGGCGACGCTGAAGGAGACGCTGGTCTTCGTGAAGTCCGGCATCCTGGCGTCCAAGCAGCAGGCGAGCCGGCGCCGCAAGCGCAAGAGCCCCTCGGGGCGCTTCCTGGCGCGGGTCGTCGAGCACCGGGTCTCCAATGGCGAGACGCTGGAGGGACTCGCCGAGCGGTACGCGCTCACGGTGGACGATCTGGCCCGGTTCAACTGGGACACGACGGACCCGGACGAGATTCAACGGCACCTGTACCTCGACGTGGGCTGCACCGCCAAGGACGAGGACGGCAGGTTCCTCTTCACGCGCGACGACGAGCCAGGGGTTCTCTACATCCCCCGCCCATTGGAGCTGGGCGGGCTGGACGTGGAGCAGGGCCACATCCTGCGGGTGAGCAAGCCCTCGCGCTCGGCGGTGTTCGTGTTCTCGGTCTGAGCGCTACAGCCCGGACAGGAAGCTGTCGAGCACCGCGTTGAACGTCTCCGGCTGCTCCTGGTTGGGCAGATGGGCCGCGTCTGGAATCACCTCCAGGCGCGCCCCGGTGATGAGGTCCGCCATCTGCTTCGCCTTCTCCAGGGGCGTCACCGGATCCTTCTCGCCCACCACCACCAGGGCGGGCCCGGCGTAGCGCGCGAGGATGTCCTTGCTGTCCGGCCGCAGCGCCATGCCCCGCTGCGCCGCCGCGAGGCCCGCGGGCGTGGCCGTCCGGATGAGGGCCGCCACCTCGCGTCCCACCTCCGAGTCCGGTCCCGCGGCCACCACCTTGGGCAGCAGGGCCCGGACCGAGGCCTCGGGTCCCTCCCGCAGGGCCTCCTGGGCCGAGGCCTCCCGCCGTGCGCGTCCCGCCTCGTCATCCGCCGTGGCCTGCGTGTCCACCAGCACCAGTCCCCGCACGCGCCCCGCGTCCTCGCGCAGCAGCGCCATGCTGGCGTACCCGCCCATGGACACTCCGCCCACCACGGCCGAGTCCACCTTCAGCGCGTCCAGCAGCGCCAGCGCGTCCTGGGCGATGCGGGCCATCTCCGTGGGGCCCTCGCCGAGCCCGCTCCGGCCGAAGCCGCGGAGGTCCGGGATGATGAAGCGGTAGCGCCCCGACAGCGCCTTCAGTTGCTTCGCGTACGCCTCCCCATTCAGCGGGAAGGCGTGGAAGAGCAGCACGGGCAGCCCGTGGCCTTCGTCGCGGTAGTGCAGGGCAACGCCGTCGACGGTGATCGTGAGCATGGCCTTCTCCAGGGGTTCAGAGCCACCCCTTGCGCTTGAACCAGAACACCAGGGCGATGGGCAACCCCACCACCGACACCAACATCGCCCAGAAGTACCCCTCGCGCGACAGCACCTCGAAGTTCTGCCCGAAGAATCCGGTGATGAACGCCAGCGGCAGGAAGATGGTGGAGATGATGGTGAGCTGCTTGCTGATCTCACTCGTCCGGTTGGCCATCATGGACAGGTAGCCGTCCATCACGTTGCCCACCAGGTCGCGGCCCGCGTCGATCTGCTCGTACAGCCGCACCAGGTGGTCATACACGTCGCGGAAGTACAGCGCCGCGCGCTCCTGGATGTTGGGGATGCCCCTGCGGGCCAGGAAGCCCAGCACGTCCCGCTGGGGCGACAGCACCCGCCGCAAGGTCACCAGGGCCCGCTTCAGCTCGAAGATGCGCTGGAGTTGTTCCGGCCGCGGGTTCTCGAAGACCGCCGACTCCAGGTCCTCCAGCTCTTCGTTGAACTTGTCCAGGACGGGGAAGTTGCGGTCCACCAGCGTGTCCGCCAGCAGGTACAGCATGAAGTCCACGCCGCGTTCCATCGTCGCCAGGGGCTCGTCCCGCACCCGCTGCCGCACCTGCTCCAGCCCGTCGAAGGGGAGCTCGTGAACGCTGATGAGCCAGTCCGGTCCCAGGAAGAAGTGGTGCTCGTGCAGCGTCAGCTCGCACACGTTGTCCGCGCTGGAGGTGAAGCCCTGGAGCACGATGAACTGGTGGTTCGGGTACTCCTCCAGCTTGGGCCGCTGGTCCACGTGGAGGCAGTCCTCGATGGCCAGTTTGTGCAGCCCGTAGCGCTCCCCGAGCTGCCTCATCTCCTCTTCCGTCGGATGGAGGACGTCGATCCACTTCGAGCCGGGCAGCCCGAGCAGATCCTCGCCCCCGAAGAGGGCCTTGCCACCGTTCATGACGACGACCTGGATCATGCGCGCACCTGGCTTCCGTCCACCATGAAGTCGATCACCCGGTCCCACAGGCCCTGGAACTGGGGCGCCCGGAAGTGCGAGCCGGACTTGAGCCAGCCCACGTGCTCGGGCGGCTCGTCGAAGTGGCCCAGCACGTCCAGGTGGTCGGCGACGGCCGCGGTGATGAGCTCGCCCCAGAGCTGGGTGCGCGTGGGGACGACGCCATCGCTCCGGTGCCGGTACTCCTCGCCGAAGATGTCCCGGAGCAGCCGGTCATGGGTGGGGGAGGGGTCCGGTGTCCGCAGCTCCCGCGAGTCCGGCGCGCTCTTCTTGTAGAGGAAGGAGTAGGCGCCGTAGATGACCTCGGGCTGGGGATCCAGCATCCGGAACGACACCAGGTCTCCCATGCCGGGATCCTGCTTGCCGGTGATGGCCCGGAGCATGCCCAGGAAGCTCGGAGGCGGCGCGCCGGTGATGACCGAGCCGTAACGCACGCCCGGCCGGTCCGGGTTGCCCTGGTTGAAGCCCACCATCTTCTCCGGCGTGAGATCGCCGATGATCGATTGATCCTTCCCCACCTGGTCGAGGAACTCCTCGAGCGTGGCCTGCTCGGTGGGCGTGAGGTGGGCCATCAGCCGGGTGACCTGATCGAGCAACGTGGCCTGGAAGCCGAGTTGATGGCCCGTCTCGCTGAGCGCGTAGAACAAGCGGAAGGCCAGGAACATCATCGGGCGAGGGCCCCGCCGCAGGGAGAACACGGTGAAGAGCCACAGCAGCCGCAGGAGCATCTCGCCCCGGCGATCCTGCTGGAAGAAGCTGGCCATGGGCGCGCCGTGGTGCGGCGTGGCCACCGACACCACCGAGCGCACGCGCTCCAGCAGGTGGGGCGCCTGTCTGGGTAGCCAGGCGGACACCAGGCCCCGCGCGTCCACGCCTCCGGTGGAGTGCCCGATCAGGTGGATGGCCGCGTCATCCCCCGAGGCCGACTCCTCGAGGGTCCGGAGGATGAGCCGGGCGCGGACCTCGAGGCTGGCCGTGGGGTGCCCCGTCACGGACTCCACCTCGGCGGTATGGCCGCGCTTCTGGAAGCCCTCCAGGAGCACATCGCGGACATGTCCGAAGTAGA
The sequence above is drawn from the Archangium gephyra genome and encodes:
- a CDS encoding response regulator; the encoded protein is MSRVLIVDDEPDIANVLGELLGEEGLDVRVVHDGRQALAAMAEQLPDLLITDLMMPRMDGHTLIREMRGSAAFRHIPIVVMSAGMLDKSLLAPDILFVPKPFELFEMLERVAGLLGKQGGSR
- a CDS encoding LysM peptidoglycan-binding domain-containing protein, whose translation is MFQRNRLRDGLGEYALLGFHEPLPPGHELVATGGAAQLESRLRSLAQDFFNLQTLREVAHGHVASVFGAGSTDQLVRQVASLVSLGSLRLVRVPRAPEPTGRYLRHKPEELTPEDFVEETQRLRLQIVDDVTDEPISGVKLSIVLPDGSRKQATTDSSGRIELSSVPPGYAQVSSAIDGATLKETLVFVKSGILASKQQASRRRKRKSPSGRFLARVVEHRVSNGETLEGLAERYALTVDDLARFNWDTTDPDEIQRHLYLDVGCTAKDEDGRFLFTRDDEPGVLYIPRPLELGGLDVEQGHILRVSKPSRSAVFVFSV
- a CDS encoding alpha/beta fold hydrolase; its protein translation is MLTITVDGVALHYRDEGHGLPVLLFHAFPLNGEAYAKQLKALSGRYRFIIPDLRGFGRSGLGEGPTEMARIAQDALALLDALKVDSAVVGGVSMGGYASMALLREDAGRVRGLVLVDTQATADDEAGRARREASAQEALREGPEASVRALLPKVVAAGPDSEVGREVAALIRTATPAGLAAAQRGMALRPDSKDILARYAGPALVVVGEKDPVTPLEKAKQMADLITGARLEVIPDAAHLPNQEQPETFNAVLDSFLSGL
- the corA gene encoding magnesium/cobalt transporter CorA; translated protein: MIQVVVMNGGKALFGGEDLLGLPGSKWIDVLHPTEEEMRQLGERYGLHKLAIEDCLHVDQRPKLEEYPNHQFIVLQGFTSSADNVCELTLHEHHFFLGPDWLISVHELPFDGLEQVRQRVRDEPLATMERGVDFMLYLLADTLVDRNFPVLDKFNEELEDLESAVFENPRPEQLQRIFELKRALVTLRRVLSPQRDVLGFLARRGIPNIQERAALYFRDVYDHLVRLYEQIDAGRDLVGNVMDGYLSMMANRTSEISKQLTIISTIFLPLAFITGFFGQNFEVLSREGYFWAMLVSVVGLPIALVFWFKRKGWL
- a CDS encoding esterase/lipase family protein; protein product: MAKHRVYLIPGFFGFTHMGEKPAERIVYFGHVRDVLLEGFQKRGHTAEVESVTGHPTASLEVRARLILRTLEESASGDDAAIHLIGHSTGGVDARGLVSAWLPRQAPHLLERVRSVVSVATPHHGAPMASFFQQDRRGEMLLRLLWLFTVFSLRRGPRPMMFLAFRLFYALSETGHQLGFQATLLDQVTRLMAHLTPTEQATLEEFLDQVGKDQSIIGDLTPEKMVGFNQGNPDRPGVRYGSVITGAPPPSFLGMLRAITGKQDPGMGDLVSFRMLDPQPEVIYGAYSFLYKKSAPDSRELRTPDPSPTHDRLLRDIFGEEYRHRSDGVVPTRTQLWGELITAAVADHLDVLGHFDEPPEHVGWLKSGSHFRAPQFQGLWDRVIDFMVDGSQVRA